The following DNA comes from Ignavibacteriales bacterium.
GAAAAGCTGGATTAGCTGGCGCTACAGTATTTAAAGGAATAATGGGATTTGGAGGCGCAAGTAGAATTCACACTTCAAAAATTCTTCGTCTTTCAGAAGATTTGCCTCTGGTAATAGAGATTGTTGATGAATCTGCAAAGATAGAAAGCTTTATTCCAATGATTGATAAAATATTTGAGGAAACAAACTGTGGTGGATTAGTAACCCTGGAAAAGGTAGAAATAATAAAATACAGTACAACAAAAAAGCATGCTGATTCTTTATAACCATTTATTAAGCTACATTACGCAGAGGACAAGAATTGTTCTTAATCTTGCTCCATCCACAGCAGGTAAACTTAATCATAATCTTAATCTGCTTTAAAAACCCAATAACGTGTAAGAGCAAGATTAAGACTGAACATTAACTTTTGCGTAAGATAAGTTAATTAATAACAGGAACACACCGCAGCGTGTTCCTGCATATACATTACCTTTTATGTTGTTGGTGTTTCCGGCGGGTTCTGAGTATTAGATGAAGAATCATCCTTTTTATGCCTTGTCCCTAAATCAAGAACCTGCCGTACGTTCTTAT
Coding sequences within:
- a CDS encoding DUF190 domain-containing protein, with protein sequence MKIEGEAKLLRIFIGESDKSHSTNVYEKIVVEGRKAGLAGATVFKGIMGFGGASRIHTSKILRLSEDLPLVIEIVDESAKIESFIPMIDKIFEETNCGGLVTLEKVEIIKYSTTKKHADSL